From Salinicoccus roseus, the proteins below share one genomic window:
- a CDS encoding NAD(P)/FAD-dependent oxidoreductase, with the protein MNISDTLIIGGGPAGLYASFYAGLRGMSVQLIDHHSELGGKLNIYPEKIIWDIGGIPPQPAEDIKQQMITQAKTFHPEIHVSTTCQSVIRHADHFETVTDRGSFYSRTLIIASGRGIFTPVRLKIEGAEAYELTNLHYTVKRLERFKDRNVLISGAGNTAVDWADALSEVAASVTMVYRSEEMKGHEAMIASLHRKDNIQMCAQCEIEMLHPNDAGDAIASVKLNNGLSLDVDDVLVSHGYESNCEFLTSLEGDIRYNDHQMIKTHDVADTPVPGIYACGDQVVYDGKVRLIAGCFTEAAQAANHAKTFIKSDAPEDGMVSSHNDIFKEKNKALIRKMH; encoded by the coding sequence ATGAATATTTCTGACACACTCATCATAGGCGGAGGGCCTGCAGGTTTGTATGCAAGTTTCTATGCAGGGCTGCGCGGCATGAGTGTCCAGCTCATCGATCATCATTCGGAACTTGGCGGAAAACTCAATATATATCCCGAGAAGATAATCTGGGACATCGGTGGCATACCCCCTCAGCCGGCCGAGGACATCAAGCAGCAGATGATCACCCAGGCAAAGACCTTCCATCCTGAAATCCATGTATCGACTACATGCCAATCGGTCATCCGACACGCGGACCATTTCGAAACCGTCACCGACCGGGGATCCTTCTACAGCCGGACACTGATCATCGCCTCCGGACGCGGCATCTTCACTCCAGTCAGGTTGAAGATCGAAGGCGCTGAAGCATACGAACTGACGAACCTCCACTATACCGTCAAAAGGCTCGAACGCTTCAAAGACCGGAATGTGCTCATCTCAGGCGCCGGCAATACGGCGGTCGACTGGGCGGATGCACTCTCGGAAGTCGCTGCCTCGGTCACGATGGTCTACAGGAGTGAAGAAATGAAGGGGCATGAAGCGATGATCGCCTCCCTTCACCGGAAAGATAATATTCAGATGTGCGCGCAGTGTGAAATAGAGATGCTCCATCCGAACGATGCGGGTGATGCCATCGCCTCGGTCAAACTCAATAATGGCCTGTCACTCGATGTCGACGATGTCCTTGTCAGCCACGGCTATGAATCGAACTGTGAATTCCTCACTTCCCTTGAAGGCGACATCAGATACAACGACCATCAGATGATCAAGACCCATGACGTCGCGGACACACCTGTGCCCGGCATCTATGCCTGCGGCGACCAGGTAGTCTATGACGGCAAAGTCCGCCTGATCGCCGGATGCTTCACAGAGGCCGCACAGGCCGCAAACCATGCGAAGACATTCATCAAATCGGATGCCCCTGAAGACGGCATGGTCTCTTCACACAATGACATCTTCAAGGAAAAGAACAAGGCTCTGATAAGGAAAATGCACTGA
- a CDS encoding response regulator transcription factor, which yields MSKIFIVEDDMTLYDELKSRLEEWNHTVTGVSDFGNVVHDFIQSEPDLVIIDITLPKYDGFYWCRRIRDISSVPIIFLSSRDHPSDMVMSMQMGSDDYIQKPFNFEVLVAKVQALLRRAYQYRQQEVDVVGFRDAVFDFKKLTVSREGTVLDLTKNESFILSILIGSRNQVVPRETLIEQLWDDAKFISDNTLTVNINRIRKKLEEMGLEDAIITKTGIGYMLKE from the coding sequence ATGTCGAAAATATTCATTGTTGAAGACGACATGACGCTTTATGACGAATTGAAATCACGCCTTGAGGAATGGAATCACACGGTCACGGGGGTGTCCGATTTCGGCAATGTCGTGCATGACTTCATCCAGTCTGAGCCGGACCTGGTCATCATCGATATTACGCTGCCGAAATATGACGGGTTCTACTGGTGCAGGCGGATCCGCGATATATCGAGCGTGCCGATCATCTTCCTGTCTTCACGGGATCATCCGTCGGATATGGTGATGAGCATGCAGATGGGCAGCGACGACTATATACAGAAACCCTTCAACTTCGAAGTACTGGTGGCGAAGGTCCAGGCGCTCCTGAGACGTGCCTACCAGTACAGGCAGCAGGAGGTTGATGTGGTCGGATTCCGTGACGCGGTGTTTGACTTCAAAAAGCTCACGGTCTCGAGGGAGGGGACTGTCCTTGACCTTACCAAAAACGAATCCTTCATCCTCTCCATACTCATCGGAAGCAGGAATCAGGTGGTTCCAAGGGAGACGCTTATCGAACAGTTGTGGGATGATGCGAAGTTCATCAGTGATAATACGCTGACCGTCAATATCAACCGCATACGCAAAAAGCTCGAGGAGATGGGTCTTGAGGATGCCATTATTACAAAAACCGGAATAGGCTATATGCTGAAGGAGTGA
- a CDS encoding sensor histidine kinase, whose protein sequence is MYLKQHLPWWLLFLLFNGMILLLGLLDASIPDLSVLYIVAINSVLLVIFVAWQYTRGMQYKRELLSLEKVEDIDTLPLPVTAEQQAIHERLIRVKRSHDERLDAESGRTKESLDGLTRWIHDMKMPMTTMNLLIDDLEGREKAKLANEWQRLDGMLNEMLYMKRLPNIRNDLYFESVEIEPLVRRSIQKVRRLCMEKGVGFDIDLAVQEVETDVKWLTFILDQIITNSVKYTDDDDVRISSAMEDGRLVLTVTDHGRGIRSEDLPRIFEAGFTSTSDHEDAQATGMGLYLAQEAAAAMNMKIEVDSEYGEGTRVVIIFPGQNTFHRVKTM, encoded by the coding sequence ATGTATCTGAAGCAGCACCTGCCCTGGTGGCTCCTGTTCCTCCTTTTCAATGGAATGATCCTCCTGCTTGGGCTTCTGGATGCGTCCATCCCGGATCTTTCCGTCCTCTATATCGTCGCCATCAATAGTGTGCTCCTCGTCATTTTCGTGGCATGGCAGTATACGAGGGGGATGCAGTATAAGAGGGAACTGCTTTCCCTGGAGAAAGTGGAGGACATCGACACACTGCCCCTGCCCGTCACGGCCGAGCAGCAGGCCATCCATGAGCGTCTGATCAGGGTGAAGCGCTCGCATGACGAGCGGCTGGACGCGGAGTCTGGCCGAACGAAGGAAAGCCTGGACGGCCTTACCCGCTGGATCCATGACATGAAGATGCCTATGACGACGATGAATCTGCTGATCGACGATCTGGAAGGCCGGGAGAAGGCGAAGCTTGCCAATGAATGGCAGCGGCTTGATGGCATGCTGAATGAGATGCTGTATATGAAGCGCCTGCCGAACATCCGGAATGACCTCTATTTCGAAAGCGTTGAAATTGAACCGCTTGTAAGGCGGAGCATCCAGAAGGTCAGACGCCTGTGCATGGAGAAGGGGGTCGGCTTTGATATCGACCTGGCAGTACAAGAAGTGGAGACGGATGTCAAATGGCTCACGTTCATCCTTGACCAGATCATTACAAACAGTGTCAAATATACGGATGATGATGATGTGCGCATCAGCAGCGCCATGGAAGATGGGCGGCTTGTCCTCACTGTCACCGACCATGGCAGGGGAATTCGGAGTGAGGACCTCCCCCGGATATTCGAAGCAGGCTTTACATCGACCAGCGATCATGAGGATGCACAGGCAACCGGCATGGGGCTGTACCTTGCACAGGAAGCTGCAGCGGCCATGAATATGAAAATTGAAGTGGATTCCGAATATGGGGAAGGCACACGGGTCGTAATCATTTTTCCGGGGCAGAATACTTTCCATAGAGTGAAGACCATGTGA
- a CDS encoding FecCD family ABC transporter permease, whose amino-acid sequence MRNSMKFIIIIALLIAIVVTHLLTGTFSLAPGDLIDLLINQAGEDVRLVLFEFRMPRIIVTLVCGAALALSGLILQVISKNPLADPGIIGVNAGSGFGVVLFIMFVSGSMSQHLYALPLMSFIGGLATVLIIFFLSFMGGTFKSNIFILIGIATAMGVTGFVYVFTSMFDETQMEMLNRYFAGNIWGDTWPFVFISVPYILIIAAFVFFRIREMGMLNLDDEMLIGFGMNVNKEKIILIILSAMLSSLAVSVCGAISFIGLIAPHISRLLFGQNMKVLFFSSLLIGGVLLTGADLVGKLLLAPMIIPTGIVVALIGGPYFLRLLLKAKQI is encoded by the coding sequence ATGCGTAACAGTATGAAATTCATCATCATCATCGCCCTGCTCATCGCAATCGTAGTCACTCATCTGCTTACGGGAACCTTCAGTCTGGCTCCTGGCGACCTGATAGATCTGCTGATCAATCAGGCAGGGGAGGATGTGCGGCTCGTACTGTTCGAGTTCAGGATGCCGCGCATCATCGTCACCCTGGTCTGTGGCGCCGCCCTTGCACTGAGCGGTCTCATACTGCAGGTCATCTCGAAGAATCCACTTGCCGATCCAGGCATCATCGGTGTCAATGCCGGCAGCGGATTCGGCGTGGTCCTCTTCATCATGTTCGTCAGCGGGTCTATGAGCCAGCACCTGTATGCACTGCCTCTGATGAGCTTCATCGGGGGCTTGGCGACGGTACTCATCATCTTCTTCCTGTCATTCATGGGCGGGACGTTCAAAAGCAACATATTCATCCTCATCGGTATTGCTACGGCGATGGGAGTGACTGGATTCGTCTATGTATTCACGTCCATGTTCGACGAAACCCAGATGGAGATGCTGAACCGTTATTTCGCCGGTAACATATGGGGGGATACATGGCCGTTCGTCTTCATATCGGTGCCGTATATCCTGATCATCGCGGCTTTTGTCTTCTTCCGCATCAGGGAGATGGGGATGCTGAACCTGGATGATGAAATGCTGATCGGATTTGGCATGAATGTGAACAAGGAAAAGATCATTCTGATCATCCTGTCTGCGATGCTCTCGAGCCTTGCGGTGAGCGTATGTGGTGCCATAAGCTTCATCGGTCTGATTGCACCGCACATCTCAAGGCTCCTGTTCGGTCAGAATATGAAGGTCCTGTTCTTCTCTTCCCTGCTGATCGGCGGGGTGCTCCTCACAGGAGCGGATCTTGTCGGCAAGCTTCTCCTTGCCCCGATGATCATCCCGACGGGCATCGTAGTGGCACTGATCGGCGGCCCCTATTTCCTGAGGCTGCTCCTGAAAGCCAAACAGATATAG
- a CDS encoding FecCD family ABC transporter permease: MDRKWYPLPIVAMGILLSFVAAMMFGTNTYTLQQVLEVIFSLDMTDQAHQILYEIRMPRVLGALLAGFMISISGLVLQSVTHNDLSEPSILGINAGANLAIIVGALLLPTLPFIGVMGIGFIGGMLVGLVILSMTRYRSPMHLILAGAGISLLLYAVTDFLVITFGLGQYVAFFTAGGAAGQSMSNIVLVFPIALVLVTVLLFLAKELDILLFGDEMAVSLGQNQTLYRGVTLVLAIMLASMAVAMVGNVVFLGLLVPHIVKMLFGNMHRFTIIYTGMLGAMIFALSDMFARVFNETPVNAIIAVIGLPFFIYIIKKRGRKYA, translated from the coding sequence ATGGATCGTAAATGGTATCCTTTGCCCATCGTAGCGATGGGCATTCTTTTGTCTTTTGTGGCAGCGATGATGTTCGGAACGAATACATACACGCTCCAGCAGGTGCTTGAGGTGATCTTCAGCCTGGACATGACGGATCAGGCCCATCAGATCCTGTACGAAATCCGGATGCCCCGTGTGCTCGGCGCACTTCTCGCCGGTTTCATGATCAGCATATCGGGTCTCGTCCTCCAGTCCGTCACGCACAATGACCTGAGTGAGCCGAGCATACTCGGCATCAATGCCGGGGCCAACCTGGCGATCATCGTCGGGGCACTGCTGCTGCCTACACTGCCATTCATCGGGGTGATGGGCATCGGTTTCATCGGTGGCATGCTGGTCGGGCTGGTGATCCTTTCAATGACCCGCTACCGTTCCCCGATGCACCTGATCCTGGCCGGCGCTGGAATCAGCCTCCTGCTTTATGCGGTGACGGATTTTCTGGTGATCACATTCGGCCTGGGCCAGTATGTTGCGTTCTTCACGGCAGGCGGTGCTGCCGGACAGTCGATGTCGAACATCGTCCTGGTCTTTCCGATTGCCCTGGTGCTCGTCACGGTACTGCTCTTTTTGGCGAAAGAGCTTGATATCCTTCTGTTCGGGGACGAAATGGCGGTTTCGCTCGGCCAGAATCAGACACTCTATCGCGGAGTGACGCTGGTTCTTGCCATCATGCTTGCAAGCATGGCCGTCGCCATGGTGGGTAACGTGGTGTTCCTGGGATTGCTTGTGCCCCACATCGTCAAAATGCTTTTCGGCAATATGCACCGGTTCACCATCATCTATACCGGGATGCTCGGAGCGATGATATTCGCCCTGTCCGACATGTTCGCCAGAGTGTTCAATGAAACACCTGTCAACGCCATCATTGCGGTGATTGGCCTGCCTTTCTTCATCTATATCATCAAGAAGCGGGGGCGGAAATATGCGTAA
- a CDS encoding FtsX-like permease family protein, with protein sequence MNLNRIILKNFFRNIKNYGLYIFALIFSVSLYFSFVLMSKDESAAEELSSGTMMSTGFIVGSVLLIVIIVTFVMFANTIFLKRRNQELALFQLIGLNRGRVFRILVLENAIIYFGSLMVGILFGFLLSRMLMMILLRIMQVELSVGLNFSMAAVGKTALLFIGIFILLMIQNFIFLKRTRLLQMMTMNRTSESDTRRLGAGTVLMGILGLVMVAVGYYFSTQLMENITLIFLLVFGVLGLTIIGTYITFKFSVAFVLNMIRKSKKGHVNVTDVLSLTRIMFKMKSNAFLLTLIVVISALSIGLMSLSYITYYSTEKMVENTMPHDYVFHEEEALEFYEDLLDEEGVDYESIQMPAVDYEAKTEGAISADLEALDFNGSTLYVNVVSEAHFGSVALGPNETIITGTPSVMQTFINYTLHAPMTFVSGDYERSLELVDIQEAAVLPSMVSYGSPTAIVDETVYQELSEHQSEEVQEQGVKMLHAIDITEGDSMDILNMMDHEENPLFESKIQQQTGQLQASGMTMFVIAFVGFAFLVTSGCILYFKQVGESEDEKGSYNVLRKLGFSEREIIRGLSFKMIITFGVPLLIGLLHAYFAVNAGWFLFGTEMWTPMLIVMGVYALFYSLFALLSLVHYKKVVRESLT encoded by the coding sequence TTGAATCTTAACCGCATCATCCTGAAGAATTTCTTCAGGAACATCAAAAACTATGGATTGTATATCTTCGCGCTCATTTTCAGCGTTTCCCTGTACTTTTCTTTCGTCCTTATGTCGAAGGACGAGAGTGCCGCCGAGGAATTGTCTTCAGGCACGATGATGTCTACCGGCTTTATAGTCGGTTCAGTCCTGTTGATCGTCATCATCGTCACGTTCGTAATGTTCGCAAATACGATTTTCCTGAAGCGGAGGAACCAAGAACTGGCGCTCTTCCAGCTCATCGGACTCAACCGGGGCAGAGTGTTCAGGATACTGGTGCTGGAGAATGCCATCATCTACTTCGGCAGCCTGATGGTGGGCATCCTTTTCGGGTTCCTGCTGTCGAGGATGCTGATGATGATCCTGCTCAGGATCATGCAGGTCGAACTTTCCGTCGGACTCAACTTTTCAATGGCGGCAGTGGGCAAGACGGCGCTGCTGTTCATCGGCATATTCATTCTGCTGATGATCCAGAATTTCATTTTCCTGAAGCGGACAAGACTGCTGCAGATGATGACGATGAACCGTACAAGCGAATCGGATACAAGGCGTCTCGGTGCAGGTACAGTGCTGATGGGCATCCTTGGCCTCGTTATGGTTGCAGTCGGCTATTATTTCTCTACACAGCTGATGGAAAATATCACGCTCATCTTTCTGCTTGTATTCGGTGTACTGGGGCTGACGATCATCGGGACATATATCACTTTCAAGTTTTCAGTTGCCTTCGTGCTGAACATGATCAGAAAATCGAAGAAGGGACACGTGAATGTGACGGATGTCCTCTCCCTGACGAGAATCATGTTCAAGATGAAGTCCAATGCATTCCTGCTGACACTGATCGTCGTCATCAGTGCCCTCAGCATCGGCCTCATGTCGCTGTCCTATATCACCTACTACTCTACAGAGAAGATGGTCGAAAACACGATGCCGCATGATTACGTGTTCCATGAAGAGGAAGCGCTGGAATTCTATGAAGACCTCCTCGATGAGGAAGGAGTGGATTACGAAAGCATCCAAATGCCGGCGGTCGACTACGAGGCAAAGACGGAAGGTGCAATCAGCGCTGATCTCGAGGCACTGGATTTTAACGGTTCGACTCTGTATGTGAATGTTGTGAGTGAGGCGCATTTTGGTTCAGTCGCACTCGGTCCCAATGAAACCATCATCACCGGCACGCCGAGTGTCATGCAGACCTTCATAAACTATACATTGCATGCACCCATGACATTCGTCTCGGGTGACTACGAACGCTCCCTTGAACTCGTTGACATACAGGAGGCGGCGGTTCTCCCGAGCATGGTTTCCTACGGTTCACCTACAGCCATTGTCGATGAAACGGTTTATCAGGAGCTCTCCGAGCATCAGTCCGAAGAGGTGCAGGAGCAGGGCGTCAAGATGTTGCATGCCATCGATATCACTGAAGGCGACAGCATGGATATATTGAACATGATGGATCATGAGGAAAACCCGCTCTTCGAATCGAAAATACAGCAGCAAACGGGTCAGCTCCAGGCTTCTGGCATGACAATGTTCGTCATTGCTTTTGTCGGCTTCGCCTTTCTCGTGACATCAGGATGCATCCTCTATTTCAAGCAGGTCGGCGAAAGCGAGGATGAAAAGGGGAGCTACAATGTACTCAGGAAACTCGGCTTTTCGGAACGTGAAATCATCAGGGGGCTATCGTTCAAAATGATCATCACCTTCGGGGTGCCACTGCTGATCGGCCTGCTGCATGCCTATTTCGCAGTGAACGCCGGATGGTTCCTTTTTGGCACTGAAATGTGGACGCCGATGCTGATTGTGATGGGTGTATATGCACTTTTCTATTCCCTTTTTGCACTGCTGTCACTGGTCCACTACAAGAAAGTCGTGAGGGAAAGTCTGACCTAG
- a CDS encoding ABC transporter ATP-binding protein, with translation MMILEAKDIKKSYGNRFNRTEVLKGIDMNIEKGEFVSIMGASGSGKTTLLNVLSSIDRVSSGHIQIEGADITQMKDKQLAHFRKNDLGFIFQEYNLLDTLTVKENILLPLSIRNMKKDEVDRQFERVAGELGIHELSGKYPNEISGGQQQRTSAARAFIHQPKIIFADEPTGALDSKSASNLLKKLQQMNVASRSTIMMVTHDATAASYSGRVIFLKDGLVYSTLRRGGRPQEEFYKEIMNTQSVLGGVGVES, from the coding sequence ATTATGATACTGGAAGCAAAGGACATCAAAAAGTCCTATGGCAACAGATTCAACCGGACAGAAGTACTGAAAGGGATTGATATGAATATCGAAAAGGGTGAATTCGTATCCATCATGGGGGCATCAGGGTCCGGGAAGACAACCCTGCTCAATGTACTGAGCTCAATCGATCGTGTGAGCAGCGGCCATATACAGATTGAAGGCGCGGATATTACCCAAATGAAGGACAAGCAGCTTGCGCACTTCAGAAAGAATGATCTCGGGTTCATCTTCCAGGAATACAACCTGCTTGATACACTGACTGTGAAGGAGAATATCCTGCTTCCGCTGTCCATTCGGAATATGAAGAAGGATGAGGTGGACCGTCAGTTCGAACGGGTGGCCGGGGAACTCGGCATCCATGAACTGAGTGGAAAGTATCCGAATGAAATATCCGGCGGCCAGCAGCAGCGTACCAGCGCCGCCCGGGCATTCATACATCAGCCGAAAATCATTTTTGCCGATGAGCCGACAGGGGCATTGGACTCGAAGTCGGCTAGCAATCTTCTTAAGAAACTCCAGCAGATGAATGTGGCAAGCCGGTCCACCATCATGATGGTGACACACGACGCGACTGCTGCAAGCTACTCGGGCAGGGTGATCTTCCTGAAGGATGGACTGGTATATTCGACGCTGCGTCGGGGCGGGCGTCCCCAGGAGGAATTCTATAAGGAAATCATGAATACACAGAGCGTGCTGGGCGGTGTCGGCGTTGAATCTTAA
- a CDS encoding ABC transporter ATP-binding protein: MTSVMLKDIKVELNERTILNRINMELVEGKVTTIIGPNGCGKSTMLKTISRIISAKEGGVYINDMDIRQMKSKDVAKKVGILSQKNRLQYDVKVRDLVSFSRYPHLKRFQSLKPDDYKIIDWALKETGAIEFSERMMSELSGGQAQRVWISLLLAQGADVLLLDEPTTYLDIHHQLETLNIVKRLNEQTKQTVVMVLHDINHAIKYSDHLIIMDQGEIIESGHPTDVLTNDILNNVFNINGKITIDPLTGKPILADYDLFCQTVKEVQHGS; this comes from the coding sequence ATGACGAGTGTAATGCTGAAAGATATAAAAGTCGAACTGAATGAGCGCACGATCCTCAACCGCATCAATATGGAACTGGTGGAGGGCAAGGTGACGACCATCATCGGCCCGAACGGCTGCGGCAAGTCGACGATGCTGAAGACGATTTCGAGAATCATCTCAGCCAAGGAGGGCGGTGTCTATATCAACGATATGGACATCCGTCAGATGAAGTCGAAGGATGTCGCCAAAAAGGTCGGCATACTCTCCCAGAAGAACCGTCTCCAGTATGATGTCAAAGTGCGCGACCTGGTGAGCTTCAGCCGGTATCCCCATCTGAAACGGTTCCAGAGCCTGAAACCGGATGATTACAAGATCATCGATTGGGCACTCAAGGAGACCGGCGCCATCGAGTTCAGCGAACGCATGATGAGTGAACTCTCGGGTGGTCAGGCACAGCGCGTATGGATCAGCCTGCTCCTCGCGCAGGGGGCAGACGTCCTGCTGCTCGACGAACCGACGACATATCTCGACATCCACCACCAGCTTGAGACACTTAACATCGTCAAACGGCTGAATGAACAGACGAAGCAGACGGTCGTGATGGTGCTGCATGACATCAACCACGCAATAAAATATTCCGATCACCTCATCATCATGGATCAGGGTGAAATCATAGAAAGTGGCCATCCGACCGATGTGCTGACAAATGACATCCTGAACAATGTATTCAACATCAATGGAAAAATCACCATCGATCCGCTGACAGGCAAACCGATTCTTGCAGATTACGATCTGTTCTGCCAGACAGTCAAAGAGGTCCAGCATGGATCGTAA
- a CDS encoding YciI family protein has product MKYFAALAPMKDAQKSKEYRQQHLDFLKDQREAGNVFMYGRFADGAGGLVIYRGESLEAVEALVRQDPYVTSGARHYEVHEWDMQTDYTIQS; this is encoded by the coding sequence ATGAAATATTTTGCAGCATTGGCACCAATGAAGGATGCACAGAAAAGTAAGGAATACCGTCAGCAGCACCTCGACTTCCTGAAGGATCAGAGGGAAGCCGGGAATGTTTTCATGTATGGAAGGTTTGCCGATGGCGCCGGCGGGCTCGTCATCTATCGGGGAGAATCACTTGAAGCGGTAGAAGCCCTCGTCAGACAGGATCCATATGTGACAAGCGGCGCCCGTCATTATGAGGTCCATGAGTGGGACATGCAGACGGACTACACGATACAGTCATAG
- a CDS encoding thioredoxin domain-containing protein, giving the protein MNMEYAPPLSFGPDGAKKHVEVFLNTACPYCLNFFLAAHEAVMPRVESGEVRYTIKHYDKPKVRLLHGTIANLFIDYNQPNEAYEIMKSLFLTQKEWAHLDSGEIEQMMEQEYGCQEQRSTMNLSLDITKEALERSILVVPTVFINGEKFEFDSMSEPRQISEKLANILDW; this is encoded by the coding sequence ATGAATATGGAATATGCACCACCTTTAAGCTTTGGACCGGATGGGGCCAAAAAGCATGTTGAAGTTTTTCTTAACACCGCCTGTCCGTATTGCCTGAACTTCTTCCTGGCTGCGCACGAAGCTGTGATGCCGCGTGTCGAATCGGGGGAAGTACGCTACACCATCAAGCATTATGACAAACCGAAGGTGCGGCTGCTTCACGGAACGATAGCGAACCTTTTCATAGACTACAACCAGCCGAATGAAGCGTATGAAATCATGAAGTCCCTGTTCTTGACGCAGAAGGAATGGGCGCATCTCGACAGTGGGGAAATCGAACAGATGATGGAGCAGGAGTATGGCTGCCAGGAGCAGAGGAGCACGATGAACTTGAGCCTCGATATTACAAAGGAGGCGCTGGAACGTTCAATTTTGGTTGTTCCGACTGTCTTCATCAATGGCGAAAAATTCGAGTTCGACAGCATGAGTGAGCCAAGGCAGATATCTGAAAAGCTGGCAAATATACTGGATTGGTGA
- a CDS encoding ABC transporter substrate-binding protein, whose protein sequence is MKKFISLFALLMVLVLAACGNSEESSEEATDESAAGEAGGGSNESGEMVTYTTDAGEEIEIPEDPQRIVILGMSYFGNLMHMDANVVGAHARVTESEVLEPYTEGIELIEEGNIEQVMNVDPDLIITFNSDENLDKLEAVAPTIPIDYAKWNYLDIHRELGKITGNEEKAEEWIENWEAELEEDREVVQEAIGEDTTASVIEQFAKDIYVYGTNWGRGTEIIYQGLDVKVPEAVQDEVVEAGWKKISAEEIEKYAGDYMFVGTGDSGADNAYKDTEVWNGLDAVQNDNVIEFDSPTFYYNDPYSLEYQKEIIVDALTK, encoded by the coding sequence ATGAAGAAATTCATCAGTTTATTCGCACTGCTTATGGTACTGGTTCTTGCGGCATGCGGCAATTCAGAAGAATCATCGGAAGAGGCTACGGACGAATCTGCAGCTGGGGAAGCAGGGGGCGGCTCCAATGAATCCGGAGAAATGGTTACATATACTACGGATGCAGGAGAAGAGATTGAGATCCCTGAAGACCCCCAGCGCATCGTCATCCTCGGGATGAGCTATTTCGGGAATCTGATGCATATGGATGCCAACGTTGTCGGCGCACATGCGAGGGTGACGGAAAGCGAAGTGCTCGAGCCATACACTGAGGGTATCGAGCTGATTGAAGAGGGAAATATTGAACAAGTGATGAACGTTGACCCGGATTTGATAATTACCTTTAATTCCGACGAAAATTTAGATAAACTGGAAGCGGTAGCTCCTACAATTCCAATCGATTATGCCAAGTGGAACTATCTTGACATCCACAGGGAGCTCGGCAAGATTACAGGCAATGAAGAGAAGGCGGAAGAGTGGATCGAGAACTGGGAAGCAGAACTTGAAGAGGACCGCGAAGTGGTCCAGGAAGCAATCGGTGAAGACACAACCGCAAGCGTCATAGAACAGTTCGCCAAAGACATATATGTATATGGTACAAACTGGGGCCGCGGCACCGAAATCATCTATCAGGGACTGGATGTAAAAGTGCCTGAAGCCGTCCAGGACGAAGTCGTCGAAGCCGGCTGGAAGAAGATTTCCGCTGAGGAGATAGAGAAATATGCGGGCGACTACATGTTCGTCGGCACAGGCGATTCCGGTGCGGACAATGCCTACAAGGACACGGAAGTATGGAACGGCCTCGACGCTGTACAGAATGACAATGTCATCGAATTCGATTCCCCGACATTCTACTATAACGACCCTTATTCATTGGAATATCAGAAGGAGATCATTGTAGACGCATTGACGAAATAA